The Pukyongia salina genome segment TTACCCCATATTTTTATAGCTATACCGGCAACGGCAAATAACAGTAATAGTAGTGTGATTATAAAAAGGCCCATAACATTGAAATATGATGCAAAAATACAACCTTTCTTGTTGAAATGCGCCTAATTTGGTTATTTTTAGCCTCTGTAAAAATCAATCTAATTATGAAATCTATATACACATTACTCACAATATTTACATTTTTAGCGGTTCTTGGATCGTGTAAGGACGATAAGCAGCAGGACAATCCGGAAGGTGACCAATCCACTACGGAGAAGGTGTCCTCTAAAGGCCCAACAGAAGAATCTAAGGCGCGTTCAAACAGTGTAATGGCCAGAGTAATGAGCACGTCCGATAGTAAGACATTCGCCAGTTACATTGTGACGTCCGAACTATCCGGAAAATTGCTTTCAGAAAAAGGGCCGTTCACAGTATTGGCTCCATCAGAAGCAGCTATCAAGTCCATGGACGAAGAGTTCTTGAAAAGTCTTCCACGTTCAGAAAATAAACCCCGGCTTATTCGTCTGGTACAGGATCATATTATAGAGGGAGATCACAATACCGTGT includes the following:
- a CDS encoding fasciclin domain-containing protein yields the protein MKSIYTLLTIFTFLAVLGSCKDDKQQDNPEGDQSTTEKVSSKGPTEESKARSNSVMARVMSTSDSKTFASYIVTSELSGKLLSEKGPFTVLAPSEAAIKSMDEEFLKSLPRSENKPRLIRLVQDHIIEGDHNTVSLMQSLKLGPVTLTTLSGEQLKVSSNENDILITDSKGKVAKIGKSDIQGTNGVLHIVDNVLGMD